The DNA window GGCACCTTGACCAAGGCGATGCCGGTCGTCGCCGGCGAGGTTTGGACCGCCGCGCCGACCGGAATCGGGCTTGACGCGGTCCGGCTTCGTTTTACCTGAACACCGATTCCAAGGCTCAACTTTTGTGCACGCGGCTTGGTCGAAGCCCCATTTCAATTACGTCAGGAATCGGACATTGTAGCGGCGCCCCTGTGGTCCGAGTCGGGGCGGCGTTTGCGTTTCTTCTTTGGGACATGAGGATACGATGCTGCAAATACCTCGGCCGACGCCGACCTGCACGCGTTTTCAAACCCGCATCGAGATGCCCTGCATTAAATGCGGCGCCCTGATGAGGTTGGCCCTTATCGAGCCGCGAGACCGGAACTTCGATCTGCTGACCTACCGGTGCGCCCCCTGCGCCTCGGATGAGAGCTTTTTGCAGACCATCTAGCTCGACTTCGTTCAGGCATTGCGCGCCCAGTTGCGGCATTCGCAGAGTCGGCTGCGACTGGACACGTCGGGCCGATCTGTCAGCGGCCCATAAGCAAATCCCTGCCAGTTAAAGCCGACAGGGATCAGCAGAAAAGTTGACAGACGGCGAGTGGCGTCACCCGGTGGCCCGTCAAGGACCTGCGCAGCAATTGAAGTCCACGGCGCAAATCCATGCAAGGCTATTTTGTGGGCAAAAATCTTTGGGGTATACGTGTCTGACCACATACCCACATTACCCAGCCATCAAGATTTGCCCTTCGACGCATCTTTGGCCGCAGACACGACCCCGCCGGTGATCTGTCTCATATGTTCGCCGGCATTGGTAAACTGACTCTTCAAGAATTCCGATTGAATTTGCATGGCCTGTTGAAGATCGGTCGCGTGAACCAATTTCCGCGCATGGTCGAACGCAGCCTTCATATTCTGCTCGGTGAACGACAAGGCCTGCTTGGAAATCTCCGTTCCCGGATTTGGGATCGACGTCATCGATTTGTTCGCGGCATCGAAAAACATCCCAAACGCCTTTTCCGCCTGATCGATGGTCTTCTCGGCCAAATCGCGCAATTCGGCCGGCACTTCCAGCTTCGGTTCAGTCATGTCGGCATCCTCCCGTTTGAATTGAGCAGTTAGCACATTTCGGAAGCGGCGTCTTGGCGGTGTTGGCCGGCCGTTCAATCCGCAAACCGGCTTCGGCGAGATCCCGAGGTGCCGCATGAAAGCCCGCCGCATGCGTTCGTCATCGCCCAATCCCGCCCGCTGCGCCGCCTCGACCACGCCGCCGAATTCGCTGCTTTCGAGCAGCAGCCGCGCGGCTTGCCCCTCGACCCGGTTAGCCGGTGCGCAATCTTTCAGGCCCAGCGAACTAAGCAGCGCGCATGCAGGTCGATTTGCCTGCCGACGGCGTTTCACCTCGCCTGGATGGTGCTAGACTTGGCCTGGTTTCTGCGTCGCGCTGCTGACAGCCGGGAAACGGGATTGAACCAGGCTGGGAGCCGCGCCCTTGTCGCCATCCCGGCTCGGCTTATCTACGGCTCATTCCTATCCGTACGGGATAGAGGAAGCCGCCGATGATACCAACGCCTCTTGCAAACCGGCTTGGCAGGCGGGTGACCGCCCACGCTTTGCACGTCGGCGATCGAATCAACACCACCGGCTTTGAAGGCGATGCGCTTTCGGCGGTCCCTCTGGCGGTCCGGGTTGGCAAGGCAGGCGTTGCCGTACTGTTTCGCTATGGCGTCGTAGTGCTGATCAATCTGTCGCCGGAGGAAGAAGTCACCTTACTGGAAAGGCTGTCACCGCGCATCGAAGGACGGTTGACCCGTTTCGAAGAGGAAACGGCGACAGCCGAGCTTTCCAGTGAGATTGAGGATCAGGTCCAGGCGGGAGGGCCGGTTCAGTTGCGAGACATGTCGCCTGAAAGGCTTCTTGTCATTGCCGATGTGCTGGCGAAAAGCGTTGTGCTTGCCCACGACGAGCGCGAAGCCGCCAAAGTGCTGGAGATCATCGAGCCGTTTGCGAAAGAACTGGCCGATCACGGACGAACCCGGCGGAATCGAAAAGGGATTTTGCAACTGATCGGAAATGCACTGCTGGTCCAGCACAGGGTGTCGGGCCGTGTGGCAGTAGCTGAAAAACCCGATGCTTTGTGGGACCGGCCCGATCTCGAGAGACTCTATGCCCGGCTTGAGGACGAATATGAACTCAAGGAGCGTGTCGATGCCCTCAACCGGAAACTTGCCGTGGTGGCCGAAACCGCCAACACGCTTGCTGATATCATCGATACCCGCCGATCGCTGCGCCTTGAACTCATCGTGGTCGTGCTGATCGCATTCGAGATCGTCGGCACGTTCTATCAGATTTACGCCGCCAGGGGCCACTGACGCCGCAAAACGCAAACGTCATTGCGGGGGACGAGGACGGCGCAAGGAAAGCCGGGGTACCGTCATTTGATGGAAATGATTTCCGCGTCGTCGTTTCCAGCTCTCACGACTTCGCCGATGCCTTTTCCAAGCATCGCCCGGGCCAGAGGTGATACGTGCGAGATCGATCCTTTCGCGGGATCGGCCTCGTCCTCCCCGACGATCCGGAAGGTTTGCTCGCGACCGTCGTTGCGAATGATGCTGACCGTCGTGCCGAAACGCACGCGCGAACGGTCGGTGGGAGCCGGCACTAATCGGGCGGTCGCGCGCCGTGCGCTCCAGTACCT is part of the Bradyrhizobium erythrophlei genome and encodes:
- a CDS encoding phasin codes for the protein MTEPKLEVPAELRDLAEKTIDQAEKAFGMFFDAANKSMTSIPNPGTEISKQALSFTEQNMKAAFDHARKLVHATDLQQAMQIQSEFLKSQFTNAGEHMRQITGGVVSAAKDASKGKS
- a CDS encoding RMD1 family protein — translated: MIPTPLANRLGRRVTAHALHVGDRINTTGFEGDALSAVPLAVRVGKAGVAVLFRYGVVVLINLSPEEEVTLLERLSPRIEGRLTRFEEETATAELSSEIEDQVQAGGPVQLRDMSPERLLVIADVLAKSVVLAHDEREAAKVLEIIEPFAKELADHGRTRRNRKGILQLIGNALLVQHRVSGRVAVAEKPDALWDRPDLERLYARLEDEYELKERVDALNRKLAVVAETANTLADIIDTRRSLRLELIVVVLIAFEIVGTFYQIYAARGH
- the greA gene encoding transcription elongation factor GreA gives rise to the protein MSRAFVRDQDDSIEDVSDRPVSEHPNDVTETGMAEIEAALAGARAAHATALASSDRRAIAAAARDLRYWSARRATARLVPAPTDRSRVRFGTTVSIIRNDGREQTFRIVGEDEADPAKGSISHVSPLARAMLGKGIGEVVRAGNDDAEIISIK